A segment of the bacterium genome:
GGATCCGGGAATAATCAGCGGCAAAAGACAATGTAATTGCTGCTGTTAACAAAATCAAAATTGATGGTTTAGTATTCATGCAATCTCCTTTTTTAGCGAATATATTTAATGTTTTGAACATGGTCTTTATTGCCTTTTAAAATATGCACGAAATAACTGCCTGAAGAGACCTGGATACTTTTTTCATCTGAGCCGTCCCAAACAAGCTGATACTTGCCCTGGGCTGCTGTGGTATTATCGAGCAATGTTCTTACCAGACGACCCGCCGCGTCATAGATAGTTACCTTGAGCGGAGCGGAGATTTCTTCGGCAGCTACATTAAAGGGGATCGTGACATTGGTATTGCCCGAGGCAGGATTAGGGTAGATTCTGCCGGCGGATTTTATCGCATAAGTGCCTTTTTGATCCTCGACCCCCGAGGTATAAGCGTAAACCACCACGTAGGAATCGCTCGAGCTGCCGTAACGTACGATAATGATCTCATCACGGCCGTCGCCGTCCAGGTCCTCAAGGGTCCCGTTTCCGTAGAATCCGGTTATCAGCGGGCTTTCGTATTCCTGGGTATGCGTTGACGCATCGTAGACCCTGAATCTGCCGTAATAAGAAGGACTGGAATAATAATAACCTGCGATGACAAGTTCGCCCGCGGCATCATTATCAGTAGTCAAGGGAACGAGCATGCCGTTGCCGTCGATATCGCGGGGGTGGAACACATTGAGGTAGTCATACCCGGGAAATGATATTGTCCAGGCGGAAGTGTAATTGCCATTGTAGAACATGAAGGCGCTGCTGGAACGCGCTTCCAGTTCGACCAGGTTATCTGCGTCAATATCAAAGCCATAGGCACCGCCCCATCCGTATTGCCCGAGGTTCGGGCTGGTCCATTCAGCGGTGTACTGGGCAAAGCAAAGGTTGGTAAATATTAATACTACCATAGTTTTTATATTGAATTTCATATAACCTCTTTTTTGTTTAATCGATCTCAGCATATATTGTTTACAGCAATAAACAAATTTAGATTCTTCGCTTCATTCAGAATGACAGATTCAAGTGTCATTCTGAGTTTCGTGAAGCTAAACGAAGAATCTGAGATTGCCACGCGACCTGCGGTCGCTCGCAATGACAGAACGGTGGTAATCCCGTTTGCTGCAAACAACAGCAGCATCGGGGCGGA
Coding sequences within it:
- a CDS encoding FlgD immunoglobulin-like domain containing protein, yielding MKFNIKTMVVLIFTNLCFAQYTAEWTSPNLGQYGWGGAYGFDIDADNLVELEARSSSAFMFYNGNYTSAWTISFPGYDYLNVFHPRDIDGNGMLVPLTTDNDAAGELVIAGYYYSSPSYYGRFRVYDASTHTQEYESPLITGFYGNGTLEDLDGDGRDEIIIVRYGSSSDSYVVVYAYTSGVEDQKGTYAIKSAGRIYPNPASGNTNVTIPFNVAAEEISAPLKVTIYDAAGRLVRTLLDNTTAAQGKYQLVWDGSDEKSIQVSSGSYFVHILKGNKDHVQNIKYIR